From Drosophila suzukii unplaced genomic scaffold, CBGP_Dsuzu_IsoJpt1.0 scf_4, whole genome shotgun sequence, a single genomic window includes:
- the LOC139354868 gene encoding uncharacterized protein isoform X2 — protein MSDTENSVRAQNESTSDVDYYQVKAQSILRQMSSMKCYLNADAVNQFDESDLLARMEWINSLNQAFDSAQTSLERLDFAEISSDHRIEFAEVFMDVKAKLSRGLAAHRKSQLPDSTAANSTSIDITNNADLSFRSRKPRLPNLEIARFHGSYSEWPDFLATFTTVIGNDDELSDIEKLQYLRSSLGGVALETIRSLEPSNANFKKAMNLLVNRFDNKVLHFQAHVQAIFGLKGVEKGSSKGLRELSDCMNSHLRAIRTLANTQQILDGLLIHIVTRKLDQRTREKWEEDLSITELSTWDAMESFLEKRCRMMENLDQALVTQTPGQQRGTQMS, from the coding sequence atgtctgatacggaaaactcggtacgggctcaaaatgaatccacaagtgacgtcgactactaccaagtcaaagcccaatctattttgcggcaaatgagctcgatgaaatgctatttaaacgctgatgcggttaatcagtttgacgaatctgatttgctggcgcgaatggagtggatcaattccttaaaccaggcatttgattctgcgcagacatcgttggaaagactggactttgcagagatctcgagcgaccatcggattgaatttgctgaagtcttcatggatgtgaaggcgaaactaagccgaggcttggcggctcatcgcaagtcacaattgccggattcaaccgctgcaaattcaacatctattgacatcactaataatgcggatctttcttttcgatctagaaagcctcggttgccaaatttggaaattgctcgttttcatggatcctactctgagtggccggattttcttgcgactttcactacggtcatcggaaatgatgatgagctaagcgacattgaaaaattacaatatttgcgttcgagtttgggcggcgtggctctggaaaccatacgctcgctcgaaccctcgaatgctaattttaaaaaggctatgaatttgctggttaatcgatttgataataaagttttacactttcaggcacatgttcaggcaatattcggtttaaagggtgtcgagaagggatcttcgaagggtcttcgggagctgagcgattgcatgaattcgcatctgcgagcaattcgaaccctggccaatacgcaacaaattttggatggacttttaattcacatcgtcactcggaaactggatcagaggacgcgggaaaaatgggaagaggatttgtcaatcactgagctgtctacctgggatgctatggagtcgtttttggaaaagaggtgcaggatgatggaaaacttggatcaagccttggtaactcaaacaccaggccagcag
- the LOC139354868 gene encoding uncharacterized protein isoform X1, translating to MSDTENSVRAQNESTSDVDYYQVKAQSILRQMSSMKCYLNADAVNQFDESDLLARMEWINSLNQAFDSAQTSLERLDFAEISSDHRIEFAEVFMDVKAKLSRGLAAHRKSQLPDSTAANSTSIDITNNADLSFRSRKPRLPNLEIARFHGSYSEWPDFLATFTTVIGNDDELSDIEKLQYLRSSLGGVALETIRSLEPSNANFKKAMNLLVNRFDNKVLHFQAHVQAIFGLKGVEKGSSKGLRELSDCMNSHLRAIRTLANTQQILDGLLIHIVTRKLDQRTREKWEEDLSITELSTWDAMESFLEKRCRMMENLDQALVTQTPGQQVGKNLHKYNQNTLIASGTNSNHLTCLFCDARDHYLPKCPRFLNLSPNIRYREAKKLHLCLNCLRKGHSLQQCKSTHCKYCRMKHHSLLHMNHDPSATSTSFSSPSCDPSSSSQPLPSTSSALVSCSHTSSHPDHHLPSPPPKALNILPIDYVLLPTAIIYVRNRIGAFMPCRAILDSASQLNFINSRLASQLNLNHRRSQTSISGIGESSMISDKTVDILVQSRDASYRAAFTAVVTHSITDYQPHFNINATSWRIPQNISLADPNFNQSQRIDLLLGAGLFFEIISMGQIHLDRALPTLQNTKLGWIVSGGLSSNMPTHKSVLQASIKDPADYSDDTLSAIVKRFWEIEDFTSSKPSLLPEDLRCEQLFTENCIRLGNGQYSVRLLTTSGFESLGDSYCLARRRFKSLEAKLYRNPALKAQYSAFLREYIDLGHMSLVTKEPPETQFFLPHHCVHKQESTSTKLRVVFDGSAKTTSGSSLNDLLLAGPTIQQKIFNILLRFRFFKVALCGDICKMYRCVRVSYPDDFLQCIVWRESSRKELSVFKLNTVTYGTKPAAFLAIRAMHQLSYDEEESFPIGAKIVRRDFYVDDLISGGDSVEEVREIRRQVKKLLSRGHFPIRKWCSNESAALKGESECDKEQLIKFHDGSDVAKALGLVWDPSSDQLLFHFSQLPINQRPTKRVALSTIAKFYDPLGLITPIITKSKIFLQSLWSANVDWDDALPEPILSSWGELTSQLSVVQNLKFPRFVLQPMASVELHGFCDASMSAYGACLYLRSETNGESKVHLLCAKSRVAPLKALTIPRLELSAALLLAELIVNAKEAIDFDCTFHCWSDSSIVLAWIRQPPREFNVFVSNRIAKIQEMTEDMSWHHVPTNLNPADVVSRGCTPR from the coding sequence atgtctgatacggaaaactcggtacgggctcaaaatgaatccacaagtgacgtcgactactaccaagtcaaagcccaatctattttgcggcaaatgagctcgatgaaatgctatttaaacgctgatgcggttaatcagtttgacgaatctgatttgctggcgcgaatggagtggatcaattccttaaaccaggcatttgattctgcgcagacatcgttggaaagactggactttgcagagatctcgagcgaccatcggattgaatttgctgaagtcttcatggatgtgaaggcgaaactaagccgaggcttggcggctcatcgcaagtcacaattgccggattcaaccgctgcaaattcaacatctattgacatcactaataatgcggatctttcttttcgatctagaaagcctcggttgccaaatttggaaattgctcgttttcatggatcctactctgagtggccggattttcttgcgactttcactacggtcatcggaaatgatgatgagctaagcgacattgaaaaattacaatatttgcgttcgagtttgggcggcgtggctctggaaaccatacgctcgctcgaaccctcgaatgctaattttaaaaaggctatgaatttgctggttaatcgatttgataataaagttttacactttcaggcacatgttcaggcaatattcggtttaaagggtgtcgagaagggatcttcgaagggtcttcgggagctgagcgattgcatgaattcgcatctgcgagcaattcgaaccctggccaatacgcaacaaattttggatggacttttaattcacatcgtcactcggaaactggatcagaggacgcgggaaaaatgggaagaggatttgtcaatcactgagctgtctacctgggatgctatggagtcgtttttggaaaagaggtgcaggatgatggaaaacttggatcaagccttggtaactcaaacaccaggccagcaggtgggaaaaaacttgcacaaatataaccaaaatacacttattgcatctggtactaactcaaatcatttgacatgcttattttgcgatgcacgggatcattatttgccaaagtgtcctcgatttttaaatttgagtccgaatattcgatatagagaagcaaagaagttgcacctttgcctcaactgtttgcgcaaggggcatagtttgcagcaatgcaagtcgactcactgcaagtattgtcgcatgaagcatcattcattattacacatgaaccatgacccatccgcaacatcaacctcattttcatctccatcatgcgatccatcctcgagctctcagccattaccatctacttcatcagcattagtatcatgttcgcatacatcatcgcatcctgatcatcatttaccaagccctccacccaaagccttaaatattttgccgatcgactacgtgttgcttccaactgctattatctacgtcagaaatagaattggagcatttatgccttgccgagcaattttagattcggcctcccagctaaacttcataaACTCTCGCTTAGCcagccaactaaacttgaatcacagaagatcgcaaacgtcgatttctgggataggagaatcttccatgatctctgataagactgtcgatattcttgtgcaatcacgggatgcaagctatcgagcggcattcacagcggttgtgactcacagtattactgattatcaaccccatttcaatataaatgcaacatcgtggaggataccgcaaaacatttcactcgctgaccctaatttcaatcaatcacaacgaattgaccttttactcggcgctgggttgtttttcgaaataatttctatgggacaaattcatttggatagggctttgccaactcttcagaacaccaagcttggttggatagtctctggagggttatcatcgaacatgccaactcataagtcggttttacaagccagcatcaaggacccagctgattattccgatgacacactttccgccattgtaaagcgattttgggaaattgaggacttcacttcgtctaagccatctttattgccggaagacttgcgatgtgagcaactttttactgaaaattgcattcgacttggaaacggccaatactctgttcgtctcttgaccacttccggattcgaatctttaggtgattcttattgcttggctcgtcgtcgtttcaagagtttggaagctaaattatatagaaacccagccctgaaagctcagtattcagcatttttgagggagtatatcgacctaggtcacatgtctcttgtaactaaggaaccgccagaaacacaattctttttgccccatcattgcgtacataagcaggaaagcacgagtacgaagcttcgtgtcgtttttgatggatctgctaaaacaacttctggtagctctctgaacgacttacttctggcaggaccaacaattcaacaaaaaatctttaatatactgcttcgctttcgattttttaaagttgccctttgtggagatatctgcaagatgtaccgttgcgtgcgtgtttcgtacccggatgatttcttgcagtgcatcgtttggagagagagctccaggaaagaattgagtgtttttaaattgaacacggtgacttacggaaccaagccagctgccttcttggctataagggccatgcatcaactctcttacgatgaggaggaatcatttcctattggagcaaaaattgttcgtagagatttctatgtggatgatttaatatctggtggggactcagttgaggaggtgagagaaattcgtcgtcaggtgaagaaattactgtcgcgaggccactttccaattcgcaaatggtgttcgaatgagtcagcagccctgaagggagagtctgaatgcgacaaggagcagttaatcaaatttcacgatggatcggatgtcgccaaggcattgggactagtctgggatccatcttctgatcagctcctatttcatttttctcaactgccaatcaatcaacgacccactaagcgggttgcattgtcgacgattgccaaattctatgatccactcggtttaataactcctattatcacaaaatctaagatttttctgcaatccctatggagtgcgaacgtggattgggatgatgcactgccagagcccattctttcgtcatggggggagttgacctcacagttatcggtcgtacagaacttaaaattcccacgattcgtactgcaaccaatggcttccgttgagttgcatggattctgcgatgctagcatgtcagcttatggagcgtgtctatacttgcgatcggagaccaatggagaatcgaaagtccatctgctctgtgccaagtcaagggtagctccattgaaggccttaacaattccaagattagaactttccgcagcgcttttattggctgagctaatcgtaaacgccaaggaagccatagatttcgattgcacctttcattgctggtcggactcgtccattgtgttggcgtggattcggcaacctccgagggagtttaacgttttcgtatcaaacagaatcgcgaaaattcaggagatgacggaagacatgtcttggcatcacgttcctacaaacttgaaccCGGCAGACGTCGTATCGCGAGGATGCACCCCAAGATaa